The following proteins are encoded in a genomic region of Gimesia algae:
- the nusG gene encoding transcription termination/antitermination protein NusG: protein MSNDSGSEPTSESLEGSEKRLWYVLKVQSNREKSIRDALLRGIKRDGLEEYFGEIIIPTEKVVETKGGKKRVFERKLYPGYLMIQVELNDDSWYLVRSTNGVGDFTGAAGKPIPMQEHEIARMLGREESKEETPVKIKLDFQVGDVVKVKDATFEGFEGTIDAVDEASGKVTVLIEIFSRPTPTELEYWQIEKV from the coding sequence ATGAGTAATGATTCTGGTTCTGAACCGACCTCTGAAAGTCTGGAGGGCTCAGAAAAGCGCCTCTGGTACGTACTGAAGGTGCAGAGCAACCGGGAGAAATCCATTCGAGACGCGCTGCTACGTGGTATTAAACGGGATGGATTGGAAGAATATTTCGGGGAAATTATTATCCCCACCGAAAAGGTAGTAGAAACAAAAGGCGGAAAAAAACGGGTCTTTGAGCGAAAACTGTATCCCGGTTATCTGATGATCCAGGTCGAACTGAATGATGACAGTTGGTATCTGGTGCGTTCCACGAATGGAGTCGGGGACTTTACCGGGGCTGCAGGTAAGCCGATTCCCATGCAGGAGCATGAAATTGCCCGCATGCTGGGACGCGAAGAGTCAAAAGAAGAGACTCCGGTCAAAATTAAACTGGATTTTCAAGTGGGTGATGTGGTCAAGGTGAAGGATGCCACCTTCGAAGGGTTTGAGGGAACCATCGACGCGGTTGATGAAGCCAGTGGCAAAGTAACCGTCCTGATTGAAATATTCAGTCGTCCGACTCCGACGGAGTTGGAGTACTGGCAAATTGAAAAAGTTTAA
- the rplK gene encoding 50S ribosomal protein L11 yields the protein MAKQLVTEVKVQIPGGAATPAPPVGTALGPHGVNIGQFVQQFNERTKDMAGTTIPVVISVYNDRSFDFILKSPPAAVLLKQAAQIAKGSGNPKKNKVGTVTVAQLKEIAKTKFEDLNAPDIDQAAKIIAGTARSMGLEVEK from the coding sequence ATGGCTAAGCAGCTTGTTACAGAAGTAAAAGTTCAGATTCCCGGTGGCGCAGCGACTCCGGCTCCGCCTGTTGGTACAGCCCTGGGGCCTCACGGTGTCAATATTGGTCAGTTCGTGCAGCAGTTCAACGAACGTACTAAGGATATGGCCGGGACCACAATTCCTGTTGTGATCAGTGTCTACAACGATCGTTCGTTTGACTTTATTCTGAAGAGTCCGCCGGCTGCTGTGTTGCTGAAGCAGGCTGCTCAGATTGCGAAAGGTTCAGGCAATCCCAAGAAGAATAAGGTCGGTACTGTGACTGTGGCCCAGTTGAAGGAGATTGCCAAGACCAAGTTCGAGGATCTGAATGCTCCCGACATTGATCAGGCTGCCAAGATTATCGCCGGTACTGCTCGCAGCATGGGCCTTGAAGTCGAAAAATAA
- the rplL gene encoding 50S ribosomal protein L7/L12, producing the protein MATAEATTEFGEETKELGDKIAGLTLLQAKDLAEYLDEVHGIKAAAGGAVMMAPQGDGGGAAAAEEKTEFDVILTGFGDSKIPVIKIVRAATGLGLKEAKDLVEGAPKPLKEGISKEDAEAMVKEIKEAGGTAEVK; encoded by the coding sequence ATGGCGACAGCCGAAGCAACAACTGAATTTGGTGAAGAAACCAAAGAACTGGGTGACAAAATTGCTGGATTGACATTGCTCCAGGCTAAAGATCTGGCTGAATACCTCGACGAAGTTCACGGTATTAAAGCTGCCGCCGGTGGCGCTGTCATGATGGCACCTCAAGGTGACGGTGGTGGTGCTGCAGCTGCAGAAGAAAAGACAGAATTTGACGTCATCCTGACTGGGTTTGGCGACAGTAAGATTCCAGTAATTAAGATCGTCCGTGCCGCCACAGGCCTGGGACTGAAAGAAGCAAAAGACCTGGTAGAAGGTGCTCCCAAACCATTGAAAGAAGGCATTTCCAAAGAAGATGCTGAAGCAATGGTTAAGGAAATCAAAGAAGCCGGCGGTACTGCTGAAGTTAAGTAG
- the rplJ gene encoding 50S ribosomal protein L10, whose translation MSKIVKEMIISEIQSQISEVRDFVVVDSAKVDAITDNGFRIKLQEKGIAALTVKNSLARRALANIGVEGLDDVLKGPSTLVWGGEDIVALSKEMTRWASDISTLEIKGGVTEGTALSSEDVTKLSKSPGRMELIGEIVSRILGPGAQLAGAIKGPGGTLAGQIKTISEGEES comes from the coding sequence ATGAGTAAAATTGTAAAAGAAATGATCATCTCCGAGATTCAATCTCAGATCAGCGAAGTCCGCGACTTCGTCGTAGTAGATTCTGCAAAAGTGGATGCGATAACTGACAACGGTTTTCGTATCAAGCTGCAGGAAAAGGGGATTGCAGCCCTGACCGTGAAAAATTCTCTGGCACGCCGTGCTTTGGCCAATATTGGCGTTGAAGGCCTGGATGATGTTCTGAAAGGACCTTCTACTCTGGTCTGGGGCGGGGAAGACATCGTCGCCCTCTCCAAAGAGATGACCAGGTGGGCTTCCGACATCAGCACGCTGGAGATTAAAGGTGGTGTGACAGAGGGAACAGCACTTTCATCGGAAGATGTTACAAAGTTGAGTAAGAGCCCTGGTCGAATGGAATTGATCGGCGAAATTGTCTCCCGGATCCTTGGACCGGGTGCACAGTTGGCAGGGGCAATCAAAGGTCCTGGTGGGACCCTTGCAGGGCAAATTAAGACAATCTCTGAAGGGGAAGAATCATAA
- a CDS encoding DUF1501 domain-containing protein, whose translation MQTDALLHLNLNYRGGVSRRNFLQAAALGIGGSSLLSQFRLHAEDLKKEGRSCILLWLAGAPSQMETWDPKPGTPNGGETKKIQTQTSGVEIAHYWPKIAAAMNEIAVIRAMTGKEAAHERGTYHLHTGHRMLGIEKFPHFGSVVARELGDPQSDIPNFVSIGQTLSSGFLGVQVAPFIIDRPGMLPDNVTNTTPDLRQRRRLALLSQQEHEFAQAGAAALVKEQSELYQKANLMMTSPRLKAFQFDDEPAAMQEAYGKSQTGQGLLVARRLVEAGVPFVEVRSTGWDMHSSVFSSMTRRAPEVDQGLSQLLLDLKQRGLLEKTLVLCMGEFGRTPKINARSPAPGRDHWVRNFNLLMAGAGIKGGQVIGKTDDNGQEIIEDPVQVDDLFRSMCKAMRMDADMELHTPVGRPVRLVDGGAVINGLFG comes from the coding sequence ATGCAGACAGATGCGCTCTTACATCTGAATCTTAATTATCGTGGTGGAGTGTCGCGCCGAAATTTCCTGCAGGCAGCCGCTCTGGGTATTGGCGGCTCGTCTCTGCTCTCTCAGTTTCGTTTGCATGCAGAGGATCTCAAAAAAGAGGGCCGCTCCTGCATCCTGCTCTGGCTCGCAGGCGCTCCCAGCCAGATGGAAACCTGGGACCCTAAACCGGGCACACCCAATGGCGGAGAAACGAAAAAGATTCAGACGCAGACTTCCGGAGTCGAAATCGCGCACTACTGGCCTAAAATCGCTGCCGCGATGAATGAGATCGCTGTCATCCGCGCCATGACCGGCAAAGAAGCCGCCCACGAACGAGGTACCTACCACCTGCATACCGGACATCGCATGCTGGGAATTGAAAAGTTCCCTCATTTTGGATCGGTCGTCGCTCGCGAGCTGGGGGATCCTCAATCAGACATTCCGAACTTCGTCAGCATCGGTCAGACATTGAGTTCCGGTTTTCTGGGAGTCCAGGTGGCCCCGTTCATTATCGATCGCCCGGGCATGTTACCGGATAATGTTACGAATACCACGCCTGATTTGCGCCAGCGCAGAAGACTCGCCTTGCTTAGCCAGCAGGAGCATGAGTTCGCGCAGGCGGGAGCAGCCGCGCTGGTGAAAGAACAGAGTGAGCTCTATCAGAAAGCCAACCTGATGATGACTTCACCGCGGCTGAAAGCGTTTCAATTCGACGATGAACCCGCTGCCATGCAGGAAGCCTATGGAAAATCTCAGACCGGACAGGGTCTGCTGGTGGCCCGTCGGCTGGTCGAAGCAGGAGTCCCGTTTGTGGAGGTTCGCAGCACAGGTTGGGACATGCACAGCAGTGTGTTCAGCAGTATGACACGCCGCGCGCCCGAAGTGGATCAAGGGCTGTCTCAACTCCTGCTGGACCTGAAACAACGCGGACTGCTGGAAAAAACACTGGTGCTCTGCATGGGCGAATTCGGCCGGACCCCCAAGATCAACGCTCGTTCTCCTGCCCCCGGTCGTGATCACTGGGTCAGAAATTTCAACCTGCTGATGGCCGGCGCTGGTATCAAAGGCGGTCAGGTTATCGGCAAAACGGATGACAATGGTCAGGAAATCATCGAGGACCCGGTTCAGGTCGACGACCTGTTTCGTTCCATGTGTAAAGCCATGCGAATGGACGCTGACATGGAACTGCACACCCCCGTCGGACGCCCTGTCAGGCTGGTTGACGGGGGTGCCGTCATTAATGGACTCTTCGGTTAA
- the rplA gene encoding 50S ribosomal protein L1, whose translation MGKQSKRIKFYNEKLAGVGTVGLEEAVGVLKSLEGDLPAKIKPVKMDQTVELAVRLGVDPRQADQLVRGSINLPHGIGKTQRVVVFAQGANAEAAEAAGADAVGGKDLAEKIKGGWLDFDVAIATPDMMGVVGPLGRVLGPRGLMPSPRAGTVTQDVGTAVQDYKAGKVEFRVDAGGNVHCRVGKLSFDESQLVENIQAMLKFLDSLRPSSVKGAYVRNVAISATMSPGISVAL comes from the coding sequence ATGGGAAAACAATCCAAGCGTATTAAGTTTTACAACGAAAAACTGGCTGGTGTCGGTACGGTCGGTCTGGAAGAGGCTGTCGGAGTTCTGAAGTCTCTCGAAGGCGATCTGCCCGCGAAAATCAAGCCTGTTAAAATGGATCAGACTGTTGAGCTGGCTGTGCGGCTGGGTGTTGATCCTCGCCAGGCGGATCAGCTGGTGCGTGGTTCAATTAATCTGCCACACGGTATCGGTAAGACCCAGCGGGTGGTTGTGTTTGCTCAGGGGGCCAACGCCGAAGCTGCTGAAGCCGCCGGTGCAGATGCAGTCGGTGGTAAAGATCTGGCAGAAAAAATTAAAGGTGGCTGGCTCGATTTCGATGTGGCCATCGCGACTCCCGACATGATGGGTGTGGTTGGTCCACTGGGGCGTGTACTGGGGCCTCGTGGTCTGATGCCATCTCCTCGTGCTGGTACTGTGACTCAGGATGTGGGTACTGCAGTTCAGGATTACAAAGCGGGTAAGGTTGAGTTCCGCGTGGATGCTGGTGGAAACGTGCATTGCCGGGTCGGTAAGCTCTCGTTTGATGAGAGTCAGCTGGTAGAGAATATTCAGGCAATGCTGAAGTTTCTGGATTCTCTGCGGCCTTCATCCGTGAAGGGGGCATATGTGCGAAATGTTGCTATTTCAGCGACAATGAGCCCTGGGATTTCAGTTGCTCTCTAA
- a CDS encoding DUF6795 domain-containing protein, producing MKIICALCHSVSMAMCAVFLFVSISGCSGGGETLPELTEVTGTVTLDGKPVENISVIFQPEVAEQATSRGTTNAEGKFSLMYNQDASGAVPGIHKVRFAVMDADSTGLLPDKYTRPNTGETANVKAEGSNDFQFELKSR from the coding sequence ATGAAAATAATATGCGCTCTATGTCACTCCGTTTCAATGGCGATGTGTGCTGTTTTCTTGTTCGTCTCGATTTCCGGTTGTTCGGGTGGCGGAGAGACGCTGCCCGAGTTAACTGAAGTGACCGGGACGGTGACTCTGGATGGGAAACCTGTAGAGAACATTTCTGTCATCTTTCAACCGGAAGTAGCGGAGCAAGCCACATCAAGAGGCACCACCAATGCGGAAGGAAAATTCAGTTTGATGTATAATCAGGATGCTTCTGGTGCTGTTCCCGGGATACACAAAGTGCGATTTGCGGTAATGGACGCCGATTCCACTGGATTGCTGCCCGATAAATACACCCGTCCCAATACAGGTGAGACGGCCAACGTCAAAGCAGAAGGTTCCAACGATTTTCAATTTGAGTTGAAGTCCCGCTAA
- a CDS encoding DUF1549 domain-containing protein, producing MLKRRSSSQWIILVALFCLIISVTSSAAPKKKAAPKTPPLNLPPLKTQEQKMQLLGYIRQTMPTRRIAQRINFSSADLDQALEQELGPATEELAQTIDDETFIRRASLDLTGQLPAPEKIEAFIKDQSRGKRSALIDELLESPAYGRKWARYWTSVIFYESEANKRRVDPQALEDWLAEQFNKGAPWDYITVMLISATPERNKAVRNDYGQDFGPNNFVLACENKSTELASQTARIFMGISIKCAECHDHPFDNWKREQFHELAAFFHPYTYKMPDQDDPKIQTAVQPRFLLGEKPHEKMKSDARRVSIAAFLAYNPKNYWFARAYVNRIWSELIGDGFYDVDSLGPDSEVIHKPVVNRIAANFRYKDFDPKWVFRLIMNSRIYQREMRTSSSAADLFTAVRPSRLRPDVIADSVENLIGEDQSVRKEIMQTFDMNPSLPQDGLEGSIQQALLMMNNQQLQEKLSQSGLKQQLLKMSSNTELVQSLFLHVLARHATEPELERNLSYLRESEKREEAVDDLLWVLLNSTEFRTKR from the coding sequence ATGTTGAAGCGTCGCTCCTCTTCTCAATGGATCATTCTGGTTGCTTTGTTTTGCCTGATTATTTCAGTCACTTCGTCAGCAGCACCGAAAAAAAAAGCGGCACCAAAAACGCCGCCGTTGAATTTACCGCCGCTAAAAACCCAGGAGCAGAAAATGCAGTTACTGGGTTACATCAGACAGACCATGCCCACCCGCCGCATCGCGCAGCGGATCAATTTCAGTTCTGCGGATCTGGATCAGGCACTGGAACAGGAACTGGGACCAGCCACAGAGGAACTGGCACAGACGATTGATGATGAAACCTTCATTAGAAGAGCGTCGCTGGATCTGACCGGACAATTACCTGCGCCGGAAAAAATTGAAGCCTTTATCAAAGACCAGAGTCGGGGCAAACGCAGTGCGCTCATCGATGAATTACTGGAATCGCCGGCCTATGGCCGGAAGTGGGCACGCTACTGGACCTCGGTCATTTTTTATGAAAGCGAAGCGAACAAAAGGCGCGTTGACCCGCAGGCGCTGGAGGACTGGCTGGCAGAACAATTCAATAAGGGTGCTCCCTGGGATTACATCACTGTGATGCTGATCTCGGCAACCCCTGAGCGGAATAAGGCAGTTCGTAACGACTATGGCCAGGATTTCGGCCCGAATAATTTTGTACTCGCCTGCGAAAACAAGTCGACCGAACTCGCTTCTCAGACTGCCCGGATTTTCATGGGCATCAGCATCAAATGTGCCGAATGCCACGACCATCCCTTCGACAACTGGAAACGGGAACAGTTTCACGAACTGGCTGCCTTTTTTCATCCCTACACTTACAAAATGCCCGATCAGGATGACCCCAAGATACAGACTGCGGTACAACCCCGCTTTTTACTGGGTGAAAAGCCACATGAAAAAATGAAGTCCGATGCGCGCCGGGTCTCCATTGCTGCCTTTCTGGCATATAACCCGAAAAATTACTGGTTCGCCCGCGCTTACGTGAATCGTATCTGGAGCGAACTCATCGGCGATGGTTTCTACGATGTCGACAGCCTGGGACCTGACAGTGAGGTCATTCACAAACCGGTCGTGAATCGCATTGCCGCCAACTTCCGCTACAAAGACTTCGACCCCAAATGGGTGTTTCGACTGATTATGAATTCCCGGATCTATCAGCGTGAGATGCGTACCAGCAGCTCTGCTGCGGACCTGTTTACCGCGGTCAGACCCTCACGTCTGCGTCCCGATGTGATCGCCGATTCTGTCGAAAACCTGATCGGAGAAGATCAGTCCGTCCGCAAGGAAATTATGCAGACCTTTGATATGAACCCCTCACTCCCGCAGGATGGGCTGGAAGGCAGCATTCAACAGGCACTGCTGATGATGAACAATCAGCAACTGCAGGAAAAACTTTCCCAGAGCGGACTGAAACAGCAGTTGTTAAAGATGTCTTCTAATACGGAACTGGTTCAGTCACTGTTTTTGCATGTACTGGCCCGACATGCGACAGAGCCGGAACTGGAGCGAAATCTCAGCTATCTGCGTGAGTCAGAAAAACGCGAAGAAGCCGTTGATGACCTGCTCTGGGTTCTGCTCAATTCCACTGAGTTTCGCACAAAACGTTAA
- the secE gene encoding preprotein translocase subunit SecE: MAKSKAEQAFSATLVSGGLYKRNQGRLVRQLTALGLVAISIFGAYSLYNVLPLGMSAGMQKGIAVAVVVVSAWLSYRVVNFPRFADFLISVEAEIGKVTWATWDQLWRSTTVVIVIMFFLAFLLLAFDVLWQWFFRLINFLQI, translated from the coding sequence ATGGCTAAATCCAAAGCGGAACAAGCATTCTCGGCTACTCTGGTTAGTGGCGGATTGTATAAGAGGAATCAAGGGCGACTGGTCCGTCAGTTGACTGCACTTGGCCTGGTGGCGATTTCCATTTTCGGCGCTTATTCACTTTATAACGTGCTGCCGCTGGGGATGTCTGCTGGGATGCAGAAGGGGATTGCTGTGGCGGTCGTCGTGGTTTCTGCGTGGCTGTCGTATCGGGTGGTCAATTTCCCCCGTTTTGCTGACTTTCTGATCTCGGTAGAGGCGGAAATTGGCAAGGTGACCTGGGCGACCTGGGATCAGTTGTGGCGGTCTACTACGGTTGTGATCGTGATTATGTTTTTTTTAGCGTTTTTGCTGTTGGCCTTTGACGTGCTCTGGCAATGGTTCTTCAGATTGATCAACTTTTTGCAGATTTGA
- the rpmG gene encoding 50S ribosomal protein L33 yields MAREYVWLECTETGMRNYRVSKETRGTERLSLMKYCSKLRRHTLHKESRKK; encoded by the coding sequence ATGGCACGTGAATATGTGTGGTTAGAATGTACTGAGACCGGCATGCGAAATTATCGGGTCAGTAAGGAAACTCGTGGCACTGAGCGGCTTTCATTGATGAAGTATTGCTCAAAGCTGCGGCGTCATACTCTGCACAAAGAGTCTCGCAAGAAGTAA
- a CDS encoding sigma-70 family RNA polymerase sigma factor gives MISSKYNNPAIKQLAEQQVKYAPREVKLAQITRAEELLSEVEQDQEYSYPELCRQITTYRSELYPDLVVSGGDVLHDVRCFIEDLSDSAEIEVEDVSEEVLTVQDLSKQFNISTKTVDRWRDKGLVSRRFRFNGRKRVGFLKSSVDRFLQKNRGHITRSMNFSQLSDEDREEILRRARRLARYGGCPAEISRRIARHMNRSPETIRYTLKNFDRENPELAIFPNAPEKITDQQKRDIYNTFRRGIPVEKLARRYCRTKASIYRIISEARAVRLHAQTIDFMHSDEFEQANADKVILGPPPEVDKANEKVRTPPGLPPYLASLYSIPLLTREEEAYYFRKLNFLKYKAFQIQEHLDPNRPKARDMDQIEKLLDESTDVKNFLIRSNLRLVVSIAKRHIRPGGNFFEMVSDGNMSLIRAIEKFDYTKGNKFSTYASWAIMKNYARSIPAEYKVLDRFRTGNEELFFQSTDERESQYREELINQKQHAVIMSILDQLDGREKDILIYRYGLNARNEPQTLEQVGNRFGVTKERIRQLESRALKKLRRITQVERVEIPGI, from the coding sequence ATGATCAGTTCAAAATACAACAATCCGGCAATCAAGCAGCTGGCGGAGCAACAGGTAAAGTACGCTCCACGCGAAGTCAAGCTGGCTCAGATCACGCGGGCAGAAGAACTACTGTCAGAAGTCGAACAGGACCAGGAATATTCTTATCCAGAGCTTTGTCGACAGATTACGACTTACCGTTCTGAGCTGTATCCCGATCTCGTAGTCTCGGGGGGGGACGTACTGCATGATGTGCGTTGTTTCATCGAAGATCTGTCCGACAGCGCCGAGATAGAGGTCGAAGATGTCTCTGAAGAAGTCCTCACGGTGCAGGACTTAAGTAAGCAATTCAATATATCAACCAAAACCGTCGATCGCTGGAGAGACAAGGGGCTGGTGAGTCGCCGGTTCCGGTTTAACGGTCGCAAGCGTGTCGGTTTTCTGAAATCGTCCGTCGATCGCTTTCTCCAGAAAAACCGCGGGCATATTACCCGCAGCATGAATTTCAGTCAGTTGAGTGATGAAGACCGTGAAGAGATCCTGCGTCGTGCACGACGTCTGGCCCGGTATGGCGGGTGCCCTGCCGAGATCAGTCGCCGCATCGCCAGGCATATGAATCGCTCTCCAGAAACGATTCGATACACGTTGAAAAACTTTGATCGGGAGAACCCTGAATTGGCAATCTTTCCAAACGCTCCAGAGAAAATTACTGATCAGCAGAAACGGGATATCTACAATACATTCCGTCGGGGGATTCCTGTAGAGAAACTGGCGCGACGTTATTGTCGTACCAAAGCCAGTATCTACCGGATTATATCCGAAGCGCGGGCAGTCCGTCTGCATGCACAGACCATCGACTTCATGCACAGCGATGAATTCGAGCAGGCCAATGCCGACAAGGTTATTCTGGGACCTCCTCCAGAAGTTGATAAAGCCAATGAAAAGGTCCGCACGCCACCTGGCCTGCCGCCTTATCTGGCAAGTCTGTATTCCATCCCACTGTTAACGCGGGAAGAAGAGGCTTACTACTTCCGGAAGCTGAATTTCCTGAAATACAAGGCATTTCAGATCCAGGAGCACCTGGATCCGAATCGTCCCAAAGCCCGGGATATGGATCAAATCGAAAAGCTGCTCGACGAGAGCACGGATGTGAAGAACTTCCTGATCCGCAGTAACTTGCGCCTGGTAGTTTCGATCGCCAAGCGTCACATTCGCCCGGGAGGTAACTTCTTCGAAATGGTGAGTGACGGCAACATGTCGCTGATCCGTGCGATTGAAAAATTTGATTATACGAAAGGGAACAAGTTCTCCACCTACGCCAGCTGGGCGATCATGAAGAACTACGCCCGTTCCATTCCAGCCGAATATAAAGTGCTGGACCGGTTTCGGACTGGGAACGAAGAGTTATTCTTCCAGTCGACCGACGAACGGGAGAGTCAGTATCGTGAAGAGTTGATTAACCAGAAACAACATGCTGTGATCATGAGCATTCTGGATCAACTGGATGGGCGCGAGAAAGATATTCTGATTTATCGTTACGGATTGAATGCCCGCAACGAACCGCAGACACTGGAACAGGTCGGGAACCGTTTCGGCGTGACCAAAGAACGGATCAGGCAGCTGGAGTCCAGAGCCCTGAAAAAGCTCAGACGGATCACTCAGGTGGAACGGGTGGAGATTCCGGGGATATAA
- the tuf gene encoding elongation factor Tu encodes MAKEVFERTKPHVNVGTIGHIDHGKTTLTTALLAVQSEKGLAQMKSYADVAKGGTVRDDTKTVTIAVSHVEYESETRHYAHIDCPGHADYIKNMITGAAQMDGAILVVSAADGPMPQTREHILLARQVDVPSLVVFLNKCDLVDDEELLELVEMEIRELLTKYGFDGDEITIVRGNAKGALDHPGDEKFNACIGELMDALDSDIKAPEREADKPFLMAIEDVFSIAGRGTVVTGRIEQGKITVGDKVEIVGLRDTQETTCTGVEMFQKTLNEGMAGDNVGILLRGTKKEDVERGQVLAAKGSIPPHTKFEGQVYVLSKEEGGRHTPFFNGYRPQFYFRTTDVTGSTTLRGGAEMCMPGDNVEVEVELGKPIAMSEGSRFAIREGGRTVGSGVVTKIVE; translated from the coding sequence ATGGCTAAGGAAGTCTTTGAGCGAACAAAGCCGCACGTAAACGTAGGTACGATTGGACACATCGACCATGGTAAGACAACTCTGACAACAGCTTTGCTGGCGGTACAGAGCGAGAAGGGTCTTGCCCAGATGAAGAGTTATGCTGATGTTGCGAAGGGGGGAACCGTTCGTGACGATACCAAGACTGTGACAATTGCTGTGAGTCACGTGGAGTACGAAAGCGAAACTCGTCACTACGCTCATATCGACTGTCCTGGTCACGCCGACTATATCAAAAACATGATCACCGGTGCTGCCCAGATGGATGGTGCGATTCTGGTGGTTTCTGCTGCTGACGGCCCGATGCCTCAGACGCGTGAACACATTCTGCTGGCGCGCCAGGTGGATGTGCCCTCGCTGGTTGTCTTTCTGAATAAGTGTGACCTGGTCGATGACGAAGAGTTGCTCGAACTGGTTGAGATGGAAATTCGCGAGTTACTGACCAAGTACGGTTTCGACGGCGATGAAATTACGATCGTACGTGGAAACGCTAAAGGTGCCCTGGATCATCCTGGTGATGAAAAATTCAATGCCTGTATTGGTGAGTTGATGGATGCTCTGGATAGCGATATTAAAGCTCCTGAGCGTGAAGCAGACAAGCCATTCCTGATGGCGATTGAAGACGTGTTCTCGATCGCTGGTCGTGGTACTGTGGTTACTGGTCGTATCGAACAGGGTAAGATCACTGTTGGCGACAAAGTGGAAATCGTTGGTCTGCGTGATACGCAGGAAACAACCTGTACCGGCGTGGAAATGTTCCAGAAGACTCTGAATGAGGGTATGGCTGGTGACAACGTGGGTATCCTGCTGCGTGGTACTAAGAAGGAAGACGTCGAGCGTGGTCAGGTTCTGGCTGCCAAGGGTTCGATTCCTCCGCACACCAAGTTCGAAGGTCAGGTTTACGTACTGAGCAAAGAAGAGGGTGGTCGTCATACTCCGTTCTTCAACGGGTATCGTCCTCAGTTCTACTTCCGTACAACTGACGTGACTGGTTCCACAACATTGCGTGGCGGTGCAGAAATGTGTATGCCAGGCGATAATGTTGAAGTCGAAGTGGAACTTGGTAAGCCAATCGCCATGTCTGAAGGTAGCCGCTTCGCGATTCGCGAAGGTGGTCGTACTGTTGGTTCTGGTGTGGTTACCAAAATTGTTGAGTAG
- a CDS encoding DUF1559 domain-containing protein has translation MLRFQTKPHRSRGFTLIELLVVIAIIAILIALLLPAVQQAREAARRSTCKNNMKQIGLAMHNYHDTHSTFPPATINPGCQHGNLLVSPDTMSNNVKNITAHLLILPYLDQANLYNKLNFSQPMGLSAHADVTPPSATAAASNMAVIKKQRLNIYACPSDSADSPGTNSSTTSHYYTVDYYRTSYGVIARAWEDNSKNRELFWGHANNARNLRSSFGTNGSARMRDLTDGATNTIFMCETSMEKYSSNYGPYWGTWTNTFWLNMNYGINKPYNSTTPLPFAWTPGSKHEGGCHVLLGDGGVRFVSENTNEPTLLNLVSIADGNVLGEW, from the coding sequence GTGCTCAGATTTCAGACTAAGCCTCATCGTTCTCGCGGCTTCACTCTTATTGAGTTGCTGGTCGTGATTGCCATTATTGCGATTTTGATCGCCTTGTTACTGCCGGCTGTTCAACAGGCGCGGGAAGCGGCACGCCGCAGCACCTGTAAAAACAATATGAAACAAATTGGTCTGGCGATGCATAATTATCATGATACGCATTCGACATTCCCGCCAGCGACGATCAATCCCGGATGTCAACATGGAAACCTGCTGGTGAGCCCGGATACCATGTCGAACAATGTCAAAAACATCACCGCACACCTGCTGATTCTACCTTATCTCGATCAGGCAAACTTGTATAACAAGCTGAATTTTTCTCAGCCGATGGGATTGTCTGCGCATGCCGATGTGACACCTCCGAGTGCGACCGCGGCCGCTTCGAATATGGCAGTGATTAAAAAACAACGCCTCAATATTTATGCCTGTCCTTCAGATTCCGCTGATTCACCAGGTACCAATTCCAGTACGACCAGTCATTATTACACCGTCGACTATTATCGAACCAGTTACGGGGTCATTGCTCGTGCCTGGGAGGATAACAGTAAGAACCGGGAGTTGTTCTGGGGACATGCAAATAATGCCCGCAACCTGCGATCTTCTTTCGGAACAAACGGTTCAGCCAGGATGAGAGATCTCACCGATGGGGCAACAAATACCATCTTCATGTGCGAAACATCAATGGAGAAATACAGTTCGAACTATGGTCCTTACTGGGGAACCTGGACCAATACGTTCTGGCTGAATATGAACTATGGAATTAACAAACCTTATAACTCGACAACTCCCTTGCCATTTGCCTGGACACCAGGCAGCAAACATGAAGGCGGCTGTCATGTACTGCTGGGCGATGGCGGAGTGCGATTTGTCAGTGAAAACACGAATGAACCAACATTGCTCAATCTAGTCAGTATCGCCGATGGAAATGTGCTGGGCGAATGGTAA